A DNA window from Pseudomonas tohonis contains the following coding sequences:
- a CDS encoding DUF1656 domain-containing protein codes for MGLREWSLGGVLLSPFLMYALAALLATGVLRLALQRVGMARWIWHEALFDCALYVCVLSLLVAWFGHW; via the coding sequence ATGGGCTTGCGTGAATGGTCCCTGGGCGGCGTGCTGCTCAGCCCCTTTCTGATGTATGCGCTGGCGGCGCTGCTGGCGACGGGCGTGCTGCGCCTGGCCCTGCAGCGTGTCGGCATGGCGCGCTGGATCTGGCACGAAGCGCTGTTCGACTGTGCCCTGTATGTCTGTGTCCTGTCGTTGCTGGTCGCCTGGTTCGGGCACTGGTGA